In Sesamum indicum cultivar Zhongzhi No. 13 linkage group LG1, S_indicum_v1.0, whole genome shotgun sequence, the sequence tagtgcAGGTGCAGGCATTATGGTGAAAGGTCATGTGGACCTGAATTGTGGTGATGGAGTAGTAGCACCCAAAAACAGGCAGCAGCAGCGCTACACAAGtcgtaataattataatcagcTCAATTCATCATCATGCTTATCTGCTGCTGATGATGAAGTTGAAAGCAAGGATTTGTGTAATTTGCTGTTATGGAGTGGACGACAGCCAAACGAGGAAGACCCAGACCCAAACAGATGGCCAAACCTTCACCTCAACCACCAGTAAGATTAATCCATCTTCATTACTCAtgaatgtatatgtatatgatctgaattaataattaggtACCAACGAAACacatgttttttaattaattatgcaggaacaataatattattaatgaagaagaagaagaagaaatagtAGTGGGGTGGCCCCCGATAAATTCAGTGATGAGGAAAGAGTTAGTAATGGTGCAGCATCAGGGGCatgatgatggtggtggtggagataGGAGGATGAGGAAATCGTGGAGGTATGTGAAGGTGAAGATGGAAGGAGTGGGAATTGGAAGGAAAATTGATGTCACTCTCTATCATTCTTATCAAGCTTTAACACACGCCTTGATTCACATCATGTTTGCCAATTGTACGTATATATCTCACACATATCATCACGATCATGgtgataagaaaataatactGAATAATGGATATGCATGGCATGGCACATGCAGACACTGATGCGAGTAGAGAGCTGGGGGATTATGCAATCTTGTATCAAGACAAACAAGGAGACTGGATGATGCTGCCTAcagatcatcatcatcatcatattctTCCTTGGGAgtaagtatatgtatatatagtatcatcatcatcatcatcatcatatatatgtatgttggTGGGGGTTTTAATTGTGAATGATTAATTTGCAGAAAATTTGTTGAAGGTGTGCAACGTTTGGAGATCATAGTAAGGAAGGAAAAGTAGAGGCGGCATTTAGAGTTGAGGGACAAAACTACTACTCTGCTCTGGTGTTGTGTGTACACACCCAGTTAGGAATAGCATGcaatttcttctatttctcatatcatatcatgttttattttctatctttgtaattaaatatatttctttcactGCTCTCTGCTCTCTGCTCTCTGCTCTCTGCTCTCTCATTCTCatatgttattattactataataataatagtaattcttGAAGGCCGAtttataaacaacatttaattcaaaaaggCACACTTGGAACGGCCCAATGGAAATATGGCCTACAAAAACGAACCATCTATTGGATTGGGCTttagaatttcaaaatttcccAACACCACAATGGATGGATTTTGGGCTTTTCTTACAACAAATACATAGCCCAACAGCCGAGTGataatgagagagagaaagtgatgAATGAATAGTGAGTAGTGAGAGAAGCAAAGCAAGCAACcatatttaattacaacaattacCAACTCCTCCTCATCATCAATTGTCCTAAAACATACACTACACACTACACAACTCTCTCTTATTACTCTACTCTCTTTCTCACATCAAATCCAACGCTCCACATAATCCGGGATCCCAAATTTCAcccctctctctccctctcgcTCAATTTCCTTCTCACAGTCACACAGACTCCTTCCCCTTTTATACCTTTCTCTTCCAAGACTCGCACCGTATCTAGAGAGAGACACCGACCGCCCACCTCCATTTCTGCATTTTCACTCTTCCCACTTCatcctttttc encodes:
- the LOC105178833 gene encoding auxin-responsive protein IAA9, giving the protein MELELGLGLPNYNINYQRESSSSSSAGAGIMVKGHVDLNCGDGVVAPKNRQQQRYTSRNNYNQLNSSSCLSAADDEVESKDLCNLLLWSGRQPNEEDPDPNRWPNLHLNHQNNNIINEEEEEEIVVGWPPINSVMRKELVMVQHQGHDDGGGGDRRMRKSWRYVKVKMEGVGIGRKIDVTLYHSYQALTHALIHIMFANYTDASRELGDYAILYQDKQGDWMMLPTDHHHHHILPWEKFVEGVQRLEIIVRKEK